Genomic window (Methyloprofundus sp.):
CGCCTTTCTGACAATACGCTGCTTATCTTGAAAGTTACGCAATAAATCAACAATTTTTTTTGACTTAACTTTTTTGCGTTGCGCAAAATTTTCTATCGCTGTCGTGGTTGAATAAGCAGTTCGTGTCTGTGCTAATGCAAACATTTTTTCTGCAAGCTCAACCGTGTTTCTTTGATTCAGTAACTTCTGCCCTATACGCATTATGTTGTGCACAAGAGGAATTTCTCGACTACGAAATAATGGGTGTTCGGCTAACTGTAATACGCTACTATTCGTTCTAATAACTTTGTAAACACGGATATAGCCTTCTATTACCACAGATAATTGGCTAGTTGCTTGCTCAATATTCCCGTATGCTATGCTAAGTTCAACTTTAAGCATCTGGTGCTCAAGTTGTGCTAGTAGTTTTGTTTCTGGTGTATTGCCCAAATCAGGGGCTTGATCAACTAACTGTTGTAATTTAGCATCATTACTTCTTGTTTTAAGTAAAGCACGGGCTAGTAAGTATCGTTTGTTACTCCCATATTGAACAACTTCAGCATAATTCCCCAATACATAATTTAAACGGGCAATTAATTCTTGGTTTATGCCACGTTCAATATTTCGAACAGTTGTAGGCATTCTCCCTGTGCTTCCCCTTTGTGGATTCGATTGCCCACCTGAAGCTAAGGCTTGTATGAACCCGGAATTACCATTATTCATTAAGTTTTGTTTTGCTTTTTTGAATTCCCTTTTCTGAATGAGGCCATTAGCTTTAAAGCTAGCAAGAGCGGCAGGGTTCATTGTATTTATAATAGCCTGAATATCTTCTTCTTTTCCTAATTCAGATAAAGTCGATGTAAGTAAAATTCCCGCATCAAGACCAATGACTGAAAATATTCTTTTACTAACGCCTATATTATTATGCAAACAAACATGGTTTGGTACATCAACGGGCTTACCTAAAATACGCTTTGATAATACACTGTATGCGGCATCTGTATATATTTCAGCAAAATCATAAAATCCTGCGCGTAAATAGTATTCGCCAACTTTTGCAAGTAATGAAGTACATTTGCGGCTAGTTCGTTCAATGCAAACTTTCTGTCCCCCACATTGCTCAAACTGCTGTCTAAATTTGATTAAATTTCTAGTCACTACCGCTTCTACAGGCCCAAGTTCTCCCTTGGATAATCGGTCTTTTTGTCTAAAAAAATAATCATTCCTTGATTGGTTTGCTAAAGATTGTAAAGGTGAGGTGTGAACTATTTCTCTCTCTCCTGAGTAACTAGAAGTAGGATATAGTAAAATAAAAATGGTAAGGAGTATGAATAATATTGGTATATTTATTTGTGGTGTGGAAAGCGTAGTAATATTCATTTTCTCTTTCTTATATTTTTTGGTTAATCTATCTCTTAAAATAACATCGCGATAACTAAAAATTCTCCCTTGATAAGGCTAAAATTTATCAAAGTGATTATCTAGGTAAAATTGTTTAGTCGACTACTTAGTTATCAGTAGCTTTGTGGAGGAGCCGCTAATAAGCATTGACTTTTGAGTTAGACATACAAATAATAACCTCCTTGTTTAATTCATTAGTGCCTCATTAACTACTTTTTGCATACAAGACTTTTCTTTATCAGATAAATTAACTGCTCTACCCTGTTGCACACTTTCTGCTGCACTTTCTGGTTCTTGAATACATCCCAATATATCGGCATTACTATCACCAATTTTTTCCCTAGAGCCTTGTTGCATTCGGAGGATATATTCAGCAATTGCCCCCCTATCCCCTTTTTGCATCAGGCTTCTTAGCTCAATATCTGACATACGCGTATATTTTGAATCGTAATCATTATTAGCATTTTCTAAGTCTTTATCAAACTGGCCTTGAGCTTGTTGCTGTAATTGCATCGCACGTTGCATTTCTTTCATCATTTCAGCATATTGGGGGGAAAGTCCCTCACGAGCACAAGAAATATTAGAGTAAATGAGAGTAGAAATAAAGATTAATGCAGCTGTTAAAGCTGAATTACGCAATGATAAGGGAGAATTAATTAGTTTCATTTTATCCTTCTTTTAAGTAATGTTTTGTATTGTCCAGAATTCATATTAACCCACGTGGTATTGCTGCTCCTTGCTTTGTGAGCTACTACTAATATGATGATGATGAACCTGCAAGAACTTTCATTTCTAACAATCACCTCATTAATTAGGTAGAGTTCAAGCTAAGTTGCTACCATATTAATTGATCTACTTCCATGTGGCAATAAATTAATTCTCTAAGCTTGTTCAATACAAAAAATATATGGATACCAACAACTTAAATTTATTTTAAACTTTTTTGTAACAAATTTCCCCCAGCAACCGTATTAGGGTTTTAAAACAAAAAAGGAGTACAAAACATGAAACCTCAACTAACCCTAGCATTAGCACTTTTACTAACCACCAGCCAGACATTTGCCGATTCAAAAAAACAGTATGAAGTTTCCATTACTAATATAACCAAAGGACAATCATTTACACCTGTCTTTTTTGCAACACATGATAGTTCAAGCAGTGCATTTTCACTCGGAGCACCTGCAAGTATCGCGGTAGAGCGCTTAGCTGAAGGTGGCGATACTGCGATGCTGACAACTGATTTAGCTAGTGCATCAGGGGAAACACATACCATGCCTGCGGATAGTGCTACTGGACTTTTAGAGCCTGGCATGACCACGACTGTACAAATCAGTGGGCACCATTGGGAACATTCTTTGACGGTTATGGCAATGTTGTTACCAACCAATGATACCTTTGTCGCCTTGTCGGGTGTAAAACTACCACGTAGAGGCTCGATGACTTATCTTGCTTTGGCATATGATGCAGGCACTGAAGCAAATGACCAACTTTGTGCTAATATCCCAGGGCCTGTTTGTGATGGCGCACCTTTTTCTGACCCTAGTACGACTGATGAAGGCTTTATTTATATCAGCAATGGCTTCCATGATATTGGCGACCTTGCTCCAATGATGTATGATTGGCGTAACCCGATTGCTCAGATCACTGTTACTAGGATTAAGTAAAGATTACCCACGCCAAACAACCATCACGCACTGTTTCAGTCATAGACAGTGCGTGATTTTTCCTTAATATGACTCGTTCAGAAAATGATGAACTACGCTGGTCGCAAATGATGGGGCAAGCCCAATTAGGTGATGAGCGTGGTTATGCACAATTACTCGAAGAATTAGGGGATGCGATTGCTGCCTTTTTAAATTCGCGCTTTGGCCCTATCGACTTAATTGAAGATTGCGTGCAAGAATGCCTGATTGCTATTCATTCTGCACGACACACTTACGATACCAAACGCTTGTTCCGCCCGTGGTTTTTTGCCATAGTACGCAACCGTACCATTGATTTATTGCGTAGCCAACGCAGCTATAAAACAGCCCTAGAAAAAAACACTTTGGAACAAGAAGAAAGCTCAGCAACATCTGTTGAGGATGAGATAAATAAAAGTATGGTCTTTTCCATGCTGGCACCTAATTATCGGGATGTATTAATATTAACTAAAGTTGCAGGATTCACCGCTGCAGAAGCTGCTAAAAAATTGGGTATATCGGAGAGTGCCGTACGCGTACGCATACACCGAGGGATTAAGGAGACACGCAAAATTCTACAAATTGAATCAATAGAACCATGAACCAACGTAGCCGAATTGATTTAATTCAAAGCCTTAGTGCTGATTTAGCACCTTCAAATCGTCGCAACGGTATTATTCTGCCTGCATTGCTATGGTTTGTTTTAAGTTGGCTGTATGTTATTGGCCTTAGTCTTTACCTTGGTCCATTACGCGAGGGTGCCATAACGGCACTACTAACAAATCCGCAATTCGCCATTGAATCACTGATTGGTTTTATTGCTGGTGCACTTTTTTGTACACTTGCATTTAGGGAATCCATCCCAGGCTTACAACGCAAATGGCTTATTCAGTTAAGTATTTTAACCGCCTTACTGTGGGTTGCTTGTTATGCCGTCGGCTTATCATTCCCAGCGATTGACCCTTCGCGGGCTGGAAAGCGTGCGCATTGCGTTTTGGAAGCTTATCTTTATAGTATACCGCCGCTATTCACGGGGTATCTATTGATTTATCGACGTTTCCCACTTAACTCAATACGTGCAGGTATTTTTTTAGGCATTAGTGCTGGCATGTTACCCGCATTATTTATGCAGGTTTCTTGTATGTATGACCCGCGCCATATTCTGACTCACCACCTAGGCCCTATTTCAATTGTTATTATCGCAGGTGTACTCATCGGTCTTATTTTCAAAAAACAAAAGCGCATTGAAAATAGAATAACTTGAATTCAAGTCGTAAGTAATATCCCAATGAAATACTGAGAGCTTTGATTAGTGTTATCCGATGGCATATACAAAAAAAGAAGAAACTTAACCTCCTAAAACAACATCATATGCTTGCAACAGTTCCGCTACTTGTGACCTATTAATAATTTTTGTTGGGATAAGCAAATCAGCTAAAGACAAGCCTCGTTGTACTAATGATTCACTTTCAATATAGATATTGTCTATATCATAAAGCTCTAGAGAGCGATAAATAGCACTAATATCTTTTACGGCTAATGAGCTAGTTTGTTGGTTATTTTTTAAATGAAAGACTGCATCATCTAATAACAGGAGGCTAACTTGTTGATCAAAAGCTGCGCTAATAAGTACTGCATCAAGTACTTCCTGAACCTTATTACCTTTGTATGCAGCACTTTGCATCACAAATAAAAAGGACTTCATTATTATTGGTGCTCACTCATATTATCATTTGATAAATAACTACGCTCATCAACATTAATAGATTTCAGCATCAATAAAGCACCTAACTCCATCATCGCCTTACGATACACTTTCCGTTTAAAGTACACCACTGACTTTAAGGGTTCCCAATATTCAACCCATTGCCAATCATCAAACTCAGGCTTATTATGAGCATCTAAAATGACATCCGTTTCCGTGCCGACCAGTTTTAACAAATACCAAATTTGTTTTTGCCCTATACATAAAGGGTGCGAATTACGCCTAATATATTTCTCAGGTAACTTGTATTTCAGCCAATAACGCGTTCTGCCGATAATTTCTACATGTCTAACCTCAAGTCCGGTTTCTTCCTGAAGTTCACGATACATAGCCTGTTCAGGGTCTTCATTCTTTTCCATCCCTCCTTGTGGAAACTGCCATGAATTGACACGTGACCGCTTCGCCCAAAACACCTGTCCTTGAGCATTACAAAGGATGATGCCGACATTTGCTCGGTATCCTTTTGAATCAATCATTTTTTAAACCTGTATTTTTATTGTTCTAAGTTAATACACTATAATGTTAAAATCTTAACTTAAAACATAGGGTACGCAGTATTTACACTTCTACCCCTTAAAGCATTACTCATGCCACCATTGTTCCATAAATTTATGAGTGATGCCATCCCCCTTTTTTAAATTACCACCAATAAAATTAATAATAATGAGTTTAGCTATTTTTGATTTAGATAACACCTTGCTTGCAGATGACAGCGATTATCTTTGGGGACAATTTTTAGTCGATAAAGGCATTGTTGATGCTAACTATTATGCACAAGAAAATGATCGTTTTTATCAAGAATATAAGGAAGGCTGTCTTGATATTATCGAATTTCTTAATTTTTCACTCAAACCATTAGCCGACAACTCATTAACAGACTTGCACAACTGGCGAGAACAATTTATAAAGGAGGTCATTCGTCCGATTCTATTAGAACCTGCTCAAGAGCTTATTAATAAACATAAGCAACGAGGTGATACACTCTTAGTTATCACGGCAACCAATAAATTTGTCACCGAACCCATTGTAAACCTTTATGGTATCAGTCATTTAATTGCCACTACCCCTGAGTTTATCAATGATAAATATACTGGCAACGTAGCGGGCATCCCCTGCTTTCAAGATGGTAAAGTAACTCGATTAAAGCAATGGCTGCAAGAAACAGGACACAGTTTAAGTAATAGCTGGTTTTATAGTGATTCGCATAATGACCTACCCTTATTAAAACTCGTCGATTTTCCTGTGGCAGTCAACCCAGATGAAGCACTACAGCAACACGCAGAGAATTCAGGCTGGCCTGTTATCAGCTTACGTGAGC
Coding sequences:
- a CDS encoding tRNA 2-thiouridine synthesizing protein C; amino-acid sequence: MKSFLFVMQSAAYKGNKVQEVLDAVLISAAFDQQVSLLLLDDAVFHLKNNQQTSSLAVKDISAIYRSLELYDIDNIYIESESLVQRGLSLADLLIPTKIINRSQVAELLQAYDVVLGG
- a CDS encoding putative (di)nucleoside polyphosphate hydrolase, producing MIDSKGYRANVGIILCNAQGQVFWAKRSRVNSWQFPQGGMEKNEDPEQAMYRELQEETGLEVRHVEIIGRTRYWLKYKLPEKYIRRNSHPLCIGQKQIWYLLKLVGTETDVILDAHNKPEFDDWQWVEYWEPLKSVVYFKRKVYRKAMMELGALLMLKSINVDERSYLSNDNMSEHQ